From the genome of Fundidesulfovibrio putealis DSM 16056:
GCGGGAGAGTGCAGAGAGGGCGGAGCCCTCTTTGCCCGCCGGAGGCTCTTACTCTTTACTCAACAAAAAAATCCCATACGTGGCCCGCAGGTTGGGCAGCCAGCGCAGCACGAGACCTGATCGCGAGGCCGGATCGGTCTTGACGCCCACGGCTTCCAGGATGGTGATGCCGTAGCGGTTGCAGAAGCGTGTGAAGTCCTTGAAGGCGATGACGCGGATGTTGGGCGTGTCGTGCCAGTCGTAGGGGAGTTCCGGCGTGACGGGTGCCTGGCCCTGGAAGAACAGCTGGCAGCGGTTTCGCCAGTGGGCGAAGTTGGGGAAGCTGACCACGGCTTTTTTGCCCACGCGCAGGATCTGCTCCAGCACGGGCAGCGGTTCAGGCACCTGCTGGAGCGTCTGGGAGAGCACCACGAAGTCGAAGGTCTTGTCGGGGTAGTCGCGCACTTCGCGGCTGAAGTCGCCTTGCAGCACGGATACGCCCCGGCTGATGGCGGACGCGGCCTTGGCCTCGTCCTGCTCCACGCCGAAGCCGCGCACCTGCTTGGCCTCGTGCAGGAACTCCAAAAGCTCCCCCTGGCCGCAGCCCAGGTCCAGCACGCGCGAGCCGGGGGTGATCCAGGAGGCGATGAGGTCCAGGTCGTAGCGCATCAGAGGAGCCCTTTTTCCAGGTCGTGCCGGGTGCGTTCCAGATGCCCGGAGATGAGCCCGGCGAGGCGCGGGTTGTCCAGCAGGAAGGCGTCGTGCCCCCACTGGGCCTCGATCTCGCAGAAGCTGACGTCGCGGCCTGCGCGCTTGAGGCCCTGGACCAGCTCGCGCGACTGGTAGGTGGGGTAGAGCCAGTCCGAGCTGAAGGAGACCACCAGAAAGCGTGTGCGCCCGTTGGAAAAGGTCTTGGCCAGGGAGCCGCCCCCGTGGGTGGCGGCAAGGTCGAAGTAGTCGGCGGCGCGGGTGATGTACAGAAACGAGTTGGCGTCGAAGCGCTCCACGAACTTTCGGCCCTGGTAGCGCAGGTAGGACTCCACCTGGAAGTCGGCCTCGAAGCTGAAGGAGAAGTCCGCGCGGTCCTGGAGGCCGCGCCCGAATTTGTGGCGCATGGCCTCGTCGGAGAGGTAGGTGATATGGCCGATCATGCGGGCCACGGCCAGGCCGTGCTCGGGTTTGTTCCCGGTGTAGTAGCTGCCCGCGTTGAAGTCGGGGTCGGCCAGGATGGCCTGGCGGGCGACCTCGTGGAAGGCGATGTGCTGGGCGGAGTGCTTGGCGGCGGTGGCCAGGGCGATGGCGGAGACCACCATGTCCGGGAAGCGCGCGGCCCAGTCCAGCACCTGCATGCCGCCCATGGAGCCGCCGATCACCGCCAGGAGGCGCGTTATGCCCAGGTGCTCCAGCAGGGCCTTCTGGGCGCGCACCATGTCGCCTATGGTGATCACCGGGAAATCCAGGCCGTAGGGCTGTCCGGTGGCCGGATCGGCGCAGGCCGGGCCGGTGGACCCCATGCAGCCGCCCAGCACGTTGGAGCAGATGACGAAGTGCTTGTCGGTGTCGATGCCTTTGCCGGGTCCGATCATCACCTCCCACCAGCCGGGCTTTGGGTCGGCGTGGGAGGACAGGCCTGCCGCGTGGGCGTCGCCGGTGAGGGCGTGGCAGACCAGCACTGCGTTGGAGCCGTCTGGGGCCAGGGTGCCGTAGGTCTCGTAGGCCAGGGTCACGGGGCCGATGGACGCGCCGGATTCCAGAGGGAAGGGTTCGTCCTGGGCGAAGGTGAACAACCTGGTGTGGGAGAGCCCCACACTGGTGGAATCAGGGGAGATTTTAGCAGCGTATTCGCTCATGCGTCAGGCCTTTGGGGCGCAGTTCAGGCAGGCCAGAGCCCGGCTGACGGCCTCGTCCAGAGTGATGAGCAGCGCCCGCGTTGCCTGCATGTCGCCGCTCCTGGCCGCGCTCTCCACCTCTCCGGCCAGGGTCTGCACGGGAGTGGCGCACACCACGGCGGCCATGCCTTTCAGGGTATGCGCGGCCTTGGACGCTTCGGCCAGATCGTCCTTGTCGAGCGAATCCCGCAGCGCCTGCAGGGCCGGACCCACGTTCTTCTGGAACAGGCCGAGCAGCTCGGGCAGGAAATCCCGCATGTTCGCAAAACGCTGCTCCTGAAGGGCGGTGTCGAACGGCGGGGCCTGCGCGGCAGGCGTGCCGGAGCCGGCCGCATCGCTTGGAGCGTCTTTGGGCGAACCGTCAAAACGGGGCGCGGAGGCCGCCACCTCCCGCACCACTTGTTCAAATTGCGCCAGATCGAGCGGTTTGGCAAGGTAGGCGTTCATCCCCGTGGACAGGAAGCGTTCCTCGTCGCCCTTCACGGCGTGGGCCGTGACCGCGATGATGGGAATGCCCGGATTGAAGGCGGAGCCGTCATGGGCGCGAACGGCCATGGTGGCTTCAAGGCCGTCCATTTCGGGCATGGAGATGTCCATGAGCACCAGGTCGAAATGTTCTTTGGCCAATGCCTCCAGGACTTCCCTGCCGTTGCTCACCGCCGTGACCTCATACCCGCGCATGCGCAGGAACTTGACCGCGAAACGGCGGTTGAGCTCGTTGTCCTCCGCCAGCAGGATGTTCCTGGCCTCGCAGCCGCCGTCCGGGAGAGACTGCGGCTGCGGGGCCGGTTGTTCCCGGACCTCTTGGCGCACGATCTCCACGGGAATGGAGAAGGAGAACGACGACCCCTCGCCCACAACACTGGCCACGCGGATGGACCCGCCCAGCAGCTCCACCAGCCGTTTGCTGATGGCCAGCCCCAGCCCGGTGCCGCCGTAGGACTTGGTGGTGGTCAGGTCGGCCTGGATGAAGGTGTCGAAGATGACGTCGAGCTTGGACCCGGGGATGCCGATGCCGGTGTCGACCACGGAGAAGTTCACGGTGGCGAAGGACGAGCCGTCCTCGCCGTGCAGCTGTCCGGGGCTGGCCCAGGCCTTTATGGTGACCTGCCCCGCCGGGGTGAACTTCACGGCGTTGCCCACCAGATTGAGGAGGATCTGGCGCAGCCTGCCCGGATCGGTGCGCACGGCGCGGGGGGTGCCGGTGGCTATCTCCAGGCGAAGCGGCAGGCCCTTGCGCTGCGCAGAAGGCGACAGGGTGCGCACCAGGGCGTTCAGGAGGCTCCACAGGTCGAAGTCCTCCAGCTTGATGTCCACCTTCCCGGCCTCGATCTTCGAGAAATCCAGTATGTCGTTTATGATGGACAGAAGCGCGCCCCCGGCGCTCTCCACGTCCGCCAGCAGGTCGCGCTGCTCGGGAGCGAGGGAGCCCTCCATGAGCAGTTTTGTCATGCCGATGATGGCGTTCATGGGGGTGCGGATCTCGTGGCTCATGTTGGCCAGGAATTCGCTCTTGGTCAGGCTGGCGCGCTCGGCGGTCTCCTTGGCGGAACGCAGCTCGTCTTCCAGGCGGCGGGTCTCGGTGATGTCCTCGGCCAGGCCAACCACGCGGTAGGTCTTGCCCTGGTTGTCGCGGATGGGAAAGGCCCTGGCCCAGACCCAGCGTATCCCGCCGTCGGGGCGCACAACGCGAAAGCGCTGGGACACCTTCTCCCCGTACAGCCGCAAACGCTCCATGGCCGAGCGCGCGGAGGCGCGGTCGGCCTCGTGGATGGCCTCCTCGAAGGTGGCGGGGTTGGCGTAGAGCGAGGAGGTGCTGCGGCCCCACACGTCGACGTAGGCCGAAGACACGTACAGGATGCGCTCCGAGGGGAGGTCTCGCACCCAGAACACCTCGCGGATGTTCTCCACCAGCTGCCTGAAGCGTATCTCCGAGTCCCGCAGGTCCTCTTCGGCCTGGATGCGCTCTGTTATGTCCGTCACGGCAGAGAGGCACACCTCGCCGAGCGTGCCCGCCCGCATCACCTGGGAATGCACGGCGGCGAACACGCGCTCCCCGTCGCGGTTCATGAAGACCAGCTCGCAGGTCTGGGGCGAGCGCTCCTCGAACACGGCGGTGCGGTGCCGGAAAAAGACGCCCTGGCTCTCTGGGGCCAGGTAGGTGATGAGGGGCTTTCGCAGAAGGTAGTTGCGCTCCACCCCCAAGAGTCTCGCTCCGGCCAGGTTGGCCTCGAGGATGAGGCCCTCGTGGCTCAGGCTCAGGTAGCCGAGCGGCGCGAAGTCGTAGAGTTGCTGATACTTGTCGCGCGAGCGTTCCAGTTCGTCGCGCGACTTGGCCAACTCCTCGTTCTGCATCTCAAGCTCGATCTGATGGACCGAGAGCTCGTGCAGGATGGCCTTGAGATCGTTCCCACAGACCTCCATGGGTTTCGTACTCATGCCGTCGAGTATGGACTCCGCCTTGGCGCGAAGGGCTGCAAGCCTGTCTTCCGAATTGCTGGGCACGAAACCGTCTCCTTACACGCCTTTGGTCACTTGACCAGGGAACCGATCAGCATGACGCCGCTCAGCAGTCCAGCGTCGTCATAAAGCGCCTTTTCCGTCCACTCCAGCGCCACGGCGCGGCCTTTTTTGGCCAGAACCGCCCCGGCGCGAGGCCCGCTGGCCACGCCGCCCCTGGCGAGCAGTTCCAGGAAGCGGGCGCGTTCCTGCTCCCGCTGCTCCTTGGGAACGAAGGTGTCGAACCAGTTCCTGCCTTCCACGGACTTGCGCTCGCGCCCGAGCTCCTGGCAGGCCTTGTTGTTGGCAAAGCCCACGGTCTGGTCCGCCTCGATGGTCACGATGACGTCCTCGCGCGCGTCCAGCGAGGTGCAGGCCTTGGCCACCTCCGCCGTGCGGGTGCGCACCAGCTCTTCCAGGCGGTTGCGGTGTTCCAGCAACTCGCGCTCGTCGTTTATGCGCCGGGTGATGTCCTCGGAGAGCTTCAGCAGGTTCGCGACGACGCCCGAGTCGTCGGTGACGGGGACTATGGACGCCTGTTCCACGTAGATGGAACCGTCCTTCTTGCGGCTGGTCAGCTGGCCGCTCCAGGTCTTGCCGCCGCCCACCATCTTCCACATGCGCTTGAATTCGGCCTCGGACATGTCCCCGGAGCTGAGCGCCGAGAGGTTCTGCCCGGCGATCTCGTCCGGGGAGTAGCCCGTGTGCTGCGCGAAGCTGCGGTTCACGTACTCCACGCGGCCCTTGGCGTCGGTGAGAGCCACCATGGACGGGCTTACCTCCACCGCCTTGGAGAGCTTGCGCACCCTGGCCTCAGTCTTCTTGATCTCGGTGACGTCCACGAAGGTGATCACCACGCCCTTCACCACATTGTCCACGGTGACGTAGGGCAGCATGCGCATGAGCAGTACGCAGCCCGTGTTGGAGACCACCTCCCGCTGGAGTGGGGCCAGATGATCGAGG
Proteins encoded in this window:
- the metW gene encoding methionine biosynthesis protein MetW, translated to MRYDLDLIASWITPGSRVLDLGCGQGELLEFLHEAKQVRGFGVEQDEAKAASAISRGVSVLQGDFSREVRDYPDKTFDFVVLSQTLQQVPEPLPVLEQILRVGKKAVVSFPNFAHWRNRCQLFFQGQAPVTPELPYDWHDTPNIRVIAFKDFTRFCNRYGITILEAVGVKTDPASRSGLVLRWLPNLRATYGIFLLSKE
- the metX gene encoding homoserine O-acetyltransferase MetX, giving the protein MSEYAAKISPDSTSVGLSHTRLFTFAQDEPFPLESGASIGPVTLAYETYGTLAPDGSNAVLVCHALTGDAHAAGLSSHADPKPGWWEVMIGPGKGIDTDKHFVICSNVLGGCMGSTGPACADPATGQPYGLDFPVITIGDMVRAQKALLEHLGITRLLAVIGGSMGGMQVLDWAARFPDMVVSAIALATAAKHSAQHIAFHEVARQAILADPDFNAGSYYTGNKPEHGLAVARMIGHITYLSDEAMRHKFGRGLQDRADFSFSFEADFQVESYLRYQGRKFVERFDANSFLYITRAADYFDLAATHGGGSLAKTFSNGRTRFLVVSFSSDWLYPTYQSRELVQGLKRAGRDVSFCEIEAQWGHDAFLLDNPRLAGLISGHLERTRHDLEKGLL
- a CDS encoding hybrid sensor histidine kinase/response regulator — its product is MPSNSEDRLAALRAKAESILDGMSTKPMEVCGNDLKAILHELSVHQIELEMQNEELAKSRDELERSRDKYQQLYDFAPLGYLSLSHEGLILEANLAGARLLGVERNYLLRKPLITYLAPESQGVFFRHRTAVFEERSPQTCELVFMNRDGERVFAAVHSQVMRAGTLGEVCLSAVTDITERIQAEEDLRDSEIRFRQLVENIREVFWVRDLPSERILYVSSAYVDVWGRSTSSLYANPATFEEAIHEADRASARSAMERLRLYGEKVSQRFRVVRPDGGIRWVWARAFPIRDNQGKTYRVVGLAEDITETRRLEDELRSAKETAERASLTKSEFLANMSHEIRTPMNAIIGMTKLLMEGSLAPEQRDLLADVESAGGALLSIINDILDFSKIEAGKVDIKLEDFDLWSLLNALVRTLSPSAQRKGLPLRLEIATGTPRAVRTDPGRLRQILLNLVGNAVKFTPAGQVTIKAWASPGQLHGEDGSSFATVNFSVVDTGIGIPGSKLDVIFDTFIQADLTTTKSYGGTGLGLAISKRLVELLGGSIRVASVVGEGSSFSFSIPVEIVRQEVREQPAPQPQSLPDGGCEARNILLAEDNELNRRFAVKFLRMRGYEVTAVSNGREVLEALAKEHFDLVLMDISMPEMDGLEATMAVRAHDGSAFNPGIPIIAVTAHAVKGDEERFLSTGMNAYLAKPLDLAQFEQVVREVAASAPRFDGSPKDAPSDAAGSGTPAAQAPPFDTALQEQRFANMRDFLPELLGLFQKNVGPALQALRDSLDKDDLAEASKAAHTLKGMAAVVCATPVQTLAGEVESAARSGDMQATRALLITLDEAVSRALACLNCAPKA